Proteins encoded by one window of Mustela erminea isolate mMusErm1 chromosome 5, mMusErm1.Pri, whole genome shotgun sequence:
- the SPATA7 gene encoding spermatogenesis-associated protein 7 isoform X2 — translation MDGSRRVRATSVLPRYGPPCLFKGHLSTKSNAFCTDSSSLRLSTLHLVKNHMAVHYNKILSAKAAVDCSVPLSMSASIKYADQQRREKLKKELARCERELKLSKTAVQANSKNNSKSLFNTLQKPSGEPEDEDMLIREVNGFPSFTKSPVTSSERLHLNLLPKPDKVFTNGTEKNSSSSVFNMDYTASGPRKACSGTSYGRGPKSTFPNTHRFQLVISKAPSGDLLDKHSELFSNRHLPFTPRTLKTEAKSFLSHYRYYTPAKRKKDFTDQRIEAETQTELSSFKSDFETGDTKNFTDSEENTEQASNCMTYDIKEKIAPLPLQGHDLPWDEIKDGTLQCSSPRAVCQYSLQLPPERKIHSGEEELLYLSFIEDVTDEILKLGLFSNRFLERLFERHIKQNKHHLEEEKMRHLLHILKMDLGCTSRENSVKLDDIDMLNLLDFEQAENSEEDEDKSKHDTTIQQERQEYQKALDMLLSIPKDENERLSSPNEFFLPIYKSKCSEGVIIQQVNDETNPGPSVWDDKNPSVSDNLADQETSVNVIEGDSDTEKVETSNELCCLSTELSPALQFHSIQENNSHDMEGPTLKIMEMSIED, via the exons tcAGAGCAACCTCTGTCCTTCCCAGATATGGTCCACCATGCTTGTTTAAAGGACACTTGAGCACCAAAAGTAATG ctttttgcACTGACTCCTCCTCTCTCAGACTAAGTACTCTCCACCTGGTCAAGAATCACATGGCTGTTCACTATAATAAAATCCTTTCAGCCAAAG ctgcaGTAGACTGCTCGGTTCCATTAAGCATGAGTGCCAGCATCAAAT ATGCAGACCAACAACGAAGAGAGAAACTCAAAAAGGAATTAGCACGATGTGAAAGGGAGTTGAAATTAAGTAAAACAGCAGTGCAGGccaattctaaaaataattctaagtCATTATTTAACACTCTACAAAAG CCCTCAGGAGAACCAGAAGATGAAGATATGTTAATCAGAGAAGTGAATGGATTTCCATCCTTTACAAAGTCACCAGTAACTTCTTCAGAGAGACTACACCTCAATCTTCTACCTAAACCTGATAAAGTCTTCACAAATGGTACTGAGAAGAACTCTAGTTCCTCTGTGTTCAACATGGATTACACTGCCTCTGGGCCCAGGAAAGCGTGCTCTGGAACTTCATATGGCAGAGGGCCCAAGAGCACATTCCCAAATACCCATCGGTTTCAGTTAGTTATATCAAAAGCACCCAGTGGGGACCTTTTGGATAAACATTCTGAACTCTTTTCCAACAGACATTTGCCATTCACTCCACGCactttaaaaacagaagcaaaatctTTCCTGTCACATTATCGATACTATACGcctgccaaaagaaaaaaggattttacaGATCAGCGGATAGAAGCTGAAACTCAGACTGAGTTAAGCAG ctTTAAATCTGATTTTGAGACAGGTGACACCAAGAACTTCACAgattcagaagaaaacacagaacag GCATCTAATTGTATGACATAtgatatcaaagaaaaaatagctcCTTTACCTTTACAAGGGCATGACTTACCATGGGACGAGATTAAAGATGGCACTCTCCAGTGTTCCTCACCAAG GGCAGTATGTCAATATTCCCTGCAGCTTCCTCCAGAGAGAAAAATCCACTCTGG TGAAGAAGAACTGTTATATCTGAGTTTCATTGAAGATGTAACAGATGAAATTTTGAAACTTGGTTTATTTTCAAACAG GTTTTTAGAACGCCTTTTTGAGcgacacataaaacaaaataaacatcattTGGAGGAG GAAAAAATGCGCCATCTGCTGCATATCCTGAAGATGGACTTAGGCTGCACATCCAGAGAAAACTCAGTAAAGCTGGATGATATTGATATGCTGAATTTACTTGATTTTGAACAGGCTGAGAATTCagaagaagatgaagataaaAGCAAACATGATACCACAATTCAACAGGAACGTCAAGAATATCAAAAAGCTTTGGATATGTTATTGTCTATACCAAAAGATGAGAATGAGAGACTCTCTTCACCAAATGAATTTTTCCTGCCCATCTATAAATCAAAGTGCTCAGAAGGGGTTATAATTCAGCAAGTGAATGATGAAACAAATCCTGGACCTTCAGTTTGGGATGACAAAAATCCAAGTGTCTCTGACAACTTAGCAGACCAGGAGACTTCTGTGAATGTCATTGAAGGGGATAGTGACACTGAAAAGGTGGAGACTTCGAATGAATTATGTTGTCTTAGCACAGAACTCTCCCCGGCTCTTCAATTTCACAGTATCCAAGAGAACAACAGTCATGACATGGAAGGACCAACTCTTAAAATCATGGAAATGAGCATTGAGGACTGA
- the SPATA7 gene encoding spermatogenesis-associated protein 7 isoform X3: protein MDGSRRVRATSVLPRYGPPCLFKGHLSTKSNAAVDCSVPLSMSASIKYADQQRREKLKKELARCERELKLSKTAVQANSKNNSKSLFNTLQKPSGEPEDEDMLIREVNGFPSFTKSPVTSSERLHLNLLPKPDKVFTNGTEKNSSSSVFNMDYTASGPRKACSGTSYGRGPKSTFPNTHRFQLVISKAPSGDLLDKHSELFSNRHLPFTPRTLKTEAKSFLSHYRYYTPAKRKKDFTDQRIEAETQTELSSFKSDFETGDTKNFTDSEENTEQASNCMTYDIKEKIAPLPLQGHDLPWDEIKDGTLQCSSPRAVCQYSLQLPPERKIHSGEEELLYLSFIEDVTDEILKLGLFSNRFLERLFERHIKQNKHHLEEEKMRHLLHILKMDLGCTSRENSVKLDDIDMLNLLDFEQAENSEEDEDKSKHDTTIQQERQEYQKALDMLLSIPKDENERLSSPNEFFLPIYKSKCSEGVIIQQVNDETNPGPSVWDDKNPSVSDNLADQETSVNVIEGDSDTEKVETSNELCCLSTELSPALQFHSIQENNSHDMEGPTLKIMEMSIED from the exons tcAGAGCAACCTCTGTCCTTCCCAGATATGGTCCACCATGCTTGTTTAAAGGACACTTGAGCACCAAAAGTAATG ctgcaGTAGACTGCTCGGTTCCATTAAGCATGAGTGCCAGCATCAAAT ATGCAGACCAACAACGAAGAGAGAAACTCAAAAAGGAATTAGCACGATGTGAAAGGGAGTTGAAATTAAGTAAAACAGCAGTGCAGGccaattctaaaaataattctaagtCATTATTTAACACTCTACAAAAG CCCTCAGGAGAACCAGAAGATGAAGATATGTTAATCAGAGAAGTGAATGGATTTCCATCCTTTACAAAGTCACCAGTAACTTCTTCAGAGAGACTACACCTCAATCTTCTACCTAAACCTGATAAAGTCTTCACAAATGGTACTGAGAAGAACTCTAGTTCCTCTGTGTTCAACATGGATTACACTGCCTCTGGGCCCAGGAAAGCGTGCTCTGGAACTTCATATGGCAGAGGGCCCAAGAGCACATTCCCAAATACCCATCGGTTTCAGTTAGTTATATCAAAAGCACCCAGTGGGGACCTTTTGGATAAACATTCTGAACTCTTTTCCAACAGACATTTGCCATTCACTCCACGCactttaaaaacagaagcaaaatctTTCCTGTCACATTATCGATACTATACGcctgccaaaagaaaaaaggattttacaGATCAGCGGATAGAAGCTGAAACTCAGACTGAGTTAAGCAG ctTTAAATCTGATTTTGAGACAGGTGACACCAAGAACTTCACAgattcagaagaaaacacagaacag GCATCTAATTGTATGACATAtgatatcaaagaaaaaatagctcCTTTACCTTTACAAGGGCATGACTTACCATGGGACGAGATTAAAGATGGCACTCTCCAGTGTTCCTCACCAAG GGCAGTATGTCAATATTCCCTGCAGCTTCCTCCAGAGAGAAAAATCCACTCTGG TGAAGAAGAACTGTTATATCTGAGTTTCATTGAAGATGTAACAGATGAAATTTTGAAACTTGGTTTATTTTCAAACAG GTTTTTAGAACGCCTTTTTGAGcgacacataaaacaaaataaacatcattTGGAGGAG GAAAAAATGCGCCATCTGCTGCATATCCTGAAGATGGACTTAGGCTGCACATCCAGAGAAAACTCAGTAAAGCTGGATGATATTGATATGCTGAATTTACTTGATTTTGAACAGGCTGAGAATTCagaagaagatgaagataaaAGCAAACATGATACCACAATTCAACAGGAACGTCAAGAATATCAAAAAGCTTTGGATATGTTATTGTCTATACCAAAAGATGAGAATGAGAGACTCTCTTCACCAAATGAATTTTTCCTGCCCATCTATAAATCAAAGTGCTCAGAAGGGGTTATAATTCAGCAAGTGAATGATGAAACAAATCCTGGACCTTCAGTTTGGGATGACAAAAATCCAAGTGTCTCTGACAACTTAGCAGACCAGGAGACTTCTGTGAATGTCATTGAAGGGGATAGTGACACTGAAAAGGTGGAGACTTCGAATGAATTATGTTGTCTTAGCACAGAACTCTCCCCGGCTCTTCAATTTCACAGTATCCAAGAGAACAACAGTCATGACATGGAAGGACCAACTCTTAAAATCATGGAAATGAGCATTGAGGACTGA
- the SPATA7 gene encoding spermatogenesis-associated protein 7 isoform X1 has translation MDGSRRVRATSVLPRYGPPCLFKGHLSTKSNAFCTDSSSLRLSTLHLVKNHMAVHYNKILSAKAAVDCSVPLSMSASIKYLFSPSDADQQRREKLKKELARCERELKLSKTAVQANSKNNSKSLFNTLQKPSGEPEDEDMLIREVNGFPSFTKSPVTSSERLHLNLLPKPDKVFTNGTEKNSSSSVFNMDYTASGPRKACSGTSYGRGPKSTFPNTHRFQLVISKAPSGDLLDKHSELFSNRHLPFTPRTLKTEAKSFLSHYRYYTPAKRKKDFTDQRIEAETQTELSSFKSDFETGDTKNFTDSEENTEQASNCMTYDIKEKIAPLPLQGHDLPWDEIKDGTLQCSSPRAVCQYSLQLPPERKIHSGEEELLYLSFIEDVTDEILKLGLFSNRFLERLFERHIKQNKHHLEEEKMRHLLHILKMDLGCTSRENSVKLDDIDMLNLLDFEQAENSEEDEDKSKHDTTIQQERQEYQKALDMLLSIPKDENERLSSPNEFFLPIYKSKCSEGVIIQQVNDETNPGPSVWDDKNPSVSDNLADQETSVNVIEGDSDTEKVETSNELCCLSTELSPALQFHSIQENNSHDMEGPTLKIMEMSIED, from the exons tcAGAGCAACCTCTGTCCTTCCCAGATATGGTCCACCATGCTTGTTTAAAGGACACTTGAGCACCAAAAGTAATG ctttttgcACTGACTCCTCCTCTCTCAGACTAAGTACTCTCCACCTGGTCAAGAATCACATGGCTGTTCACTATAATAAAATCCTTTCAGCCAAAG ctgcaGTAGACTGCTCGGTTCCATTAAGCATGAGTGCCAGCATCAAAT atttgttttccCCATCAGATGCAGACCAACAACGAAGAGAGAAACTCAAAAAGGAATTAGCACGATGTGAAAGGGAGTTGAAATTAAGTAAAACAGCAGTGCAGGccaattctaaaaataattctaagtCATTATTTAACACTCTACAAAAG CCCTCAGGAGAACCAGAAGATGAAGATATGTTAATCAGAGAAGTGAATGGATTTCCATCCTTTACAAAGTCACCAGTAACTTCTTCAGAGAGACTACACCTCAATCTTCTACCTAAACCTGATAAAGTCTTCACAAATGGTACTGAGAAGAACTCTAGTTCCTCTGTGTTCAACATGGATTACACTGCCTCTGGGCCCAGGAAAGCGTGCTCTGGAACTTCATATGGCAGAGGGCCCAAGAGCACATTCCCAAATACCCATCGGTTTCAGTTAGTTATATCAAAAGCACCCAGTGGGGACCTTTTGGATAAACATTCTGAACTCTTTTCCAACAGACATTTGCCATTCACTCCACGCactttaaaaacagaagcaaaatctTTCCTGTCACATTATCGATACTATACGcctgccaaaagaaaaaaggattttacaGATCAGCGGATAGAAGCTGAAACTCAGACTGAGTTAAGCAG ctTTAAATCTGATTTTGAGACAGGTGACACCAAGAACTTCACAgattcagaagaaaacacagaacag GCATCTAATTGTATGACATAtgatatcaaagaaaaaatagctcCTTTACCTTTACAAGGGCATGACTTACCATGGGACGAGATTAAAGATGGCACTCTCCAGTGTTCCTCACCAAG GGCAGTATGTCAATATTCCCTGCAGCTTCCTCCAGAGAGAAAAATCCACTCTGG TGAAGAAGAACTGTTATATCTGAGTTTCATTGAAGATGTAACAGATGAAATTTTGAAACTTGGTTTATTTTCAAACAG GTTTTTAGAACGCCTTTTTGAGcgacacataaaacaaaataaacatcattTGGAGGAG GAAAAAATGCGCCATCTGCTGCATATCCTGAAGATGGACTTAGGCTGCACATCCAGAGAAAACTCAGTAAAGCTGGATGATATTGATATGCTGAATTTACTTGATTTTGAACAGGCTGAGAATTCagaagaagatgaagataaaAGCAAACATGATACCACAATTCAACAGGAACGTCAAGAATATCAAAAAGCTTTGGATATGTTATTGTCTATACCAAAAGATGAGAATGAGAGACTCTCTTCACCAAATGAATTTTTCCTGCCCATCTATAAATCAAAGTGCTCAGAAGGGGTTATAATTCAGCAAGTGAATGATGAAACAAATCCTGGACCTTCAGTTTGGGATGACAAAAATCCAAGTGTCTCTGACAACTTAGCAGACCAGGAGACTTCTGTGAATGTCATTGAAGGGGATAGTGACACTGAAAAGGTGGAGACTTCGAATGAATTATGTTGTCTTAGCACAGAACTCTCCCCGGCTCTTCAATTTCACAGTATCCAAGAGAACAACAGTCATGACATGGAAGGACCAACTCTTAAAATCATGGAAATGAGCATTGAGGACTGA